The following proteins come from a genomic window of Pocillopora verrucosa isolate sample1 chromosome 6, ASM3666991v2, whole genome shotgun sequence:
- the LOC131774925 gene encoding somatostatin receptor type 1-like: MNDSNATSKFPQQHSDFGLKTLSKLLPVAIVIVLANGLVFVLFYRCRRLRTSSNYVLLSLAICDFSTGAIAIPYFIVYSFGILPPQMNDGVYASHTLLAISGAYHILFITGLKYMATVSPLKHHVVTKSLVLKIVLGVWITSTVFAIIPVVLHIAEASARWDVIHTAVFLVMVFLFPYIFMIYAYIAMFSAITKRQRPSLILNKNSREQKKKKSDRKCILVFAAMASIFACCWFPYFIVMLLVNIRLKVLFSVFEAVIVIRYITSLANPLLYTFFKRDFWSAFQNLLQNKGKVSSTSQKSQTGSLSLTSRLRSRSSVNSRRLTTLEGEGQEPRMIPNSNVTFGEETFLTSRV, translated from the coding sequence ATGAATGACAGCAATGCAACCTCAAAGTTTCCTCAACAACACTCCGACTTTGGACTCAAGACCTTGAGCAAACTTCTTCCAGTTGCCATAGTAATAGTTCTGGCTAATGGACTcgtgtttgtcttgttttaccGATGTCGTCGACTTCGCACCTCTTCTAACTACGTGCTTCTCAGTTTGGCAATTTGTGACTTCAGTACTGGCGCTATCGCTATTCCATACTTCATTGTTTATAGTTTTGGCATTTTGCCGCCACAAATGAATGATGGGGTTTACGCCTCGCATACATTACTAGCTATTTCAGGTGCTTATCACATACTATTTATTACTGGGCTCAAGTACATGGCAACTGTCAGTCCACTAAAACACCACGTGGTGACCAAGAGcttggttttgaaaattgtgctcGGCGTTTGGATCACTTCTACTGTTTTTGCCATCATTCCTGTCGTTTTGCATATTGCCGAAGCATCTGCACGTTGGGACGTTATTCATACTGCAGTTTTCCTTGTTATGGTATTCCTTTTCCCGTACATATTTATGATTTATGCATACATAgccatgttcagtgcaattACTAAAAGGCAGCGACCATCGTTGATTCTGAATAAAAACTCGCGggagcagaagaaaaaaaaaagcgacaGGAAGTGTATCTTGGTTTTCGCAGCCATGGCGTCCATATTTGCCTGCTGTTGGTTCCCTTATTTTATCGTCATGCTATTAGTCAATATAAGACTAAAAGTTCTGTTTAGTGTCTTTGAAGCTGTTATCGTCATTCGATATATCACATCTTTGGCCAACCCTCTTCTCTACACGTTTTTCAAACGCGACTTCTGGTCCGCCTTTCAAAATCTGTTGCAAAACAAGGGAAAGGTCAGTTCTACTTCTCAAAAAAGTCAAACAGGGTCTCTTAGTCTCACGAGCCGACTTAGATCCAGATCAAGCGTCAACAGCAGAAGGTTAACGACGCTCGAAGGAGAAGGACAAGAACCGAGAATGATTCCCAATAGCAACGTGACCTTTGGGGAAGAGACATTTCTTACAAGCCGTGTTTAA
- the LOC136281839 gene encoding LOW QUALITY PROTEIN: probable G-protein coupled receptor npr-8 (The sequence of the model RefSeq protein was modified relative to this genomic sequence to represent the inferred CDS: inserted 2 bases in 1 codon), whose product MNDSNATSKFPKQHSDDGLKTLSKLLPIAIAIFLANGLVFVLFYRSSRLRTSSNYVLLSLAICDFSTGVIAIPYFIVYNFGILPSQLSIGVHISHTLLATSGAYPFVLLFCMMLYLYDAVSTLWDVIYTAVCFVAVFLFPYIFMIYAYMAMFSAITKRQRAPLIQNKNSREQKKSESDRKCILVFAAMAIIXSVMLLFQRGLKDLLSVIEAFVVIRYITSFANPLLYTFFKCDFWSAFKNLLQNKENVRSSSQKGQTGSLNLTSRLRSRSSINNRRLTTLEEEGQEPRMIRDRNMTFSDETFHTSCV is encoded by the exons ATGAATGACAGCAATGCAACCTCAAAGTTTCCTAAACAACACTCCGACGATGGACTCAAGACCTTGAGCAAACTTCTTCCAATTGCCATAGCAATATTTCTGGCTAATGGACTcgtgtttgtcttgttttaccGAAGTAGTCGTCTTCGCACCTCTTCTAACTATGTGCTTCTCAGCCTGGCAATTTGTGACTTCAGTACTGGCGTTATCGCTATTCCATACTTCATTGTTTATAATTTTGGCATTTTGCCGTCACAATTAAGTATTGGGGTACACATCTCGCATACATTACTAGCTACATCAGGTGCTTATCCTTTTGTCCTTTTGTTCTGTATGATGCTATATCTATATGATGCTGTATCTACGCTTTGGGACGTTATTTACACTGCAGTTTGCTTCGttgcagttttccttttcccgtACATATTTATGATTTATGCATACATGgccatgttcagtgcaattACTAAAAGGCAGCGAGCACCTTTGATTCAGAATAAGAACTCACGGGAACAGAAGAAAAGCGAAAGTGACAGGAAATGTATCTTGGTTTTCGCAGCCATGGCGATCAT TAGCGTCATGCTATTATTCCAAAGAGGATTAAAAGATTTGCTTAGCGTCATTGAAGCTTTTGTGGTCATTCGATATATCACATCTTTCGCCAACCCTCTTCTCTACACGTTTTTCAAATGCGACTTCTGGTCCGCCTTTAAGAATCTgttgcaaaacaaggaaaacgtCCGTTCTTCTTCTCAAAAAGGTCAAACGGGGTCTCTTAATCTCACGAGCCGATTAAGATCCAGATCAAGCATCAACAACAGAAGGTTGACGACTCTCGAAGAAGAAGGACAAGAACCAAGAATGATTCGCGATAGGAACATGACCTTTAGTGACGAGACATTCCATACAAGTTGTGTTTAA